A genomic window from Camelus ferus isolate YT-003-E chromosome X, BCGSAC_Cfer_1.0, whole genome shotgun sequence includes:
- the WDR45 gene encoding WD repeat domain phosphoinositide-interacting protein 4 isoform X2, with amino-acid sequence MTQQPLRGVTSLRFNQDQSCFCCAMETGVRIYNVEPLMEKGHLDHEQVGSMGLVEMLHRSNLLALVGGGSSPKFSEISVLIWDDAREGKDSKDKLVLEFTFTKPVLAVRMRHDKIVIVLKNRIYVYSFPDNPRKLFEFDTRDNPKGLCDLCPSLEKQLLVFPGHKCGSLQLVDLASTKPGTSSAPFTINAHQSDVACVSLNQPGTVVASASQKGTLIRLFDTQSKEKLVELRRGTDPATLYCINFSHDSSFLCASSDKGTVHIFALKDTRLNRRSALARVGKVGPMIGQYVDSQWSLASFTVPAESACICAFGRNTSKNVNSVIAICVDGTFHKYVFTPDGNCNREAFDVYLDICDDDDF; translated from the exons ATGACTCAGCAGCCACTTCGAGGAGTGACCAGTCTGCGTTTCAACCAAGACCAAA GCTGCTTCTGCTGCGCCATGGAGACAGGTGTGCGCATCTACAACGTGGAACCATTGATGGAGAAGGGGCATCTGG ACCATGAGCAGGTGGGCAGCATGGGCCTGGTGGAAATGCTGCACCGCTCCAACCTGCTGGCCCTGGTGGGCGGTGGTAGCAGCCCCAAGTTCTCAGAGATCTCAG TGCTGATCTGGGACGATGCCCGGGAGGGCAAGGACTCCAAGGACAAGCTGGTGCTGGAGTTCACCTTCACCAAGCCAGTGCTGGCTGTGCGCATGCGCCATGACAA AATCGTGATCGTGCTGAAGAACCGCATCTATGTGTACTCCTTCCCCGACAATCCCCGAAAGCTGTTTGAGTTTGACACCCGGGACAACCCCAAGG GGCTCTGTGATCTCTGCCCCAGCCTGGAGAAACAACTGCTAGTGTTCCCAGGACACAAGTGCGGGAGCCTGCAACTTGTG GACCTGGCGAGCACAAAGCCCGGCACTTCATCTGCTCCGTTTACCATCAATGCACATCAGAGTGACGTGGCCTGCGTGTCCCTGAACCAGCCAGGCACGGTAGTGGCCTCAGCCTCTCAGAAGGGCACCCTTATTCGCCTTTTTGACACACAGTCCAAAGAAAAACTGGTGGAGCTGCGTCGAGGCACTGACCCTGCCACGCTCTACTG CATCAACTTCAGCCAcgattcctccttcctctgtgcgTCCAGTGATAAGGGCACAGTCCATATCTTTGCTCTGAAAGATACCCGCCTCAACCGCCGCTCCGC GCTGGCTCGTGTGGGCAAGGTGGGACCTATGATTGGGCAGTACGTGGATTCTCAGTGGAGCCTGGCCAGCTTCACCGTGCCTGCTGAGTCAGCCTGCATCTGTGCTTTTGGTCGCAATACTTCCAAGAATGTCAACTCTGTCATTG CCATCTGTGTAGATGGGACCTTCCACAAATATGTCTTCACTCCTGATGGAAACTGCAACAGAGAGGCTTTCGATGTGTACCTTGACATCTGTGATGACGATGACTTTTAA
- the WDR45 gene encoding WD repeat domain phosphoinositide-interacting protein 4 isoform X3, whose protein sequence is MTQQPLRGVTSLRFNQDQSCFCCAMETGVRIYNVEPLMEKGHLDHEQVGSMGLVEMLHRSNLLALVGGGSSPKFSEISGLCDLCPSLEKQLLVFPGHKCGSLQLVDLASTKPGTSSAPFTINAHQSDVACVSLNQPGTVVASASQKGTLIRLFDTQSKEKLVELRRGTDPATLYCINFSHDSSFLCASSDKGTVHIFALKDTRLNRRSALARVGKVGPMIGQYVDSQWSLASFTVPAESACICAFGRNTSKNVNSVIAICVDGTFHKYVFTPDGNCNREAFDVYLDICDDDDF, encoded by the exons ATGACTCAGCAGCCACTTCGAGGAGTGACCAGTCTGCGTTTCAACCAAGACCAAA GCTGCTTCTGCTGCGCCATGGAGACAGGTGTGCGCATCTACAACGTGGAACCATTGATGGAGAAGGGGCATCTGG ACCATGAGCAGGTGGGCAGCATGGGCCTGGTGGAAATGCTGCACCGCTCCAACCTGCTGGCCCTGGTGGGCGGTGGTAGCAGCCCCAAGTTCTCAGAGATCTCAG GGCTCTGTGATCTCTGCCCCAGCCTGGAGAAACAACTGCTAGTGTTCCCAGGACACAAGTGCGGGAGCCTGCAACTTGTG GACCTGGCGAGCACAAAGCCCGGCACTTCATCTGCTCCGTTTACCATCAATGCACATCAGAGTGACGTGGCCTGCGTGTCCCTGAACCAGCCAGGCACGGTAGTGGCCTCAGCCTCTCAGAAGGGCACCCTTATTCGCCTTTTTGACACACAGTCCAAAGAAAAACTGGTGGAGCTGCGTCGAGGCACTGACCCTGCCACGCTCTACTG CATCAACTTCAGCCAcgattcctccttcctctgtgcgTCCAGTGATAAGGGCACAGTCCATATCTTTGCTCTGAAAGATACCCGCCTCAACCGCCGCTCCGC GCTGGCTCGTGTGGGCAAGGTGGGACCTATGATTGGGCAGTACGTGGATTCTCAGTGGAGCCTGGCCAGCTTCACCGTGCCTGCTGAGTCAGCCTGCATCTGTGCTTTTGGTCGCAATACTTCCAAGAATGTCAACTCTGTCATTG CCATCTGTGTAGATGGGACCTTCCACAAATATGTCTTCACTCCTGATGGAAACTGCAACAGAGAGGCTTTCGATGTGTACCTTGACATCTGTGATGACGATGACTTTTAA
- the WDR45 gene encoding WD repeat domain phosphoinositide-interacting protein 4 isoform X1 produces the protein MTQQPLRGVTSLRFNQDQSCFCCAMETGVRIYNVEPLMEKGHLDHEQVGSMGLVEMLHRSNLLALVGGGSSPKFSEISAVLIWDDAREGKDSKDKLVLEFTFTKPVLAVRMRHDKIVIVLKNRIYVYSFPDNPRKLFEFDTRDNPKGLCDLCPSLEKQLLVFPGHKCGSLQLVDLASTKPGTSSAPFTINAHQSDVACVSLNQPGTVVASASQKGTLIRLFDTQSKEKLVELRRGTDPATLYCINFSHDSSFLCASSDKGTVHIFALKDTRLNRRSALARVGKVGPMIGQYVDSQWSLASFTVPAESACICAFGRNTSKNVNSVIAICVDGTFHKYVFTPDGNCNREAFDVYLDICDDDDF, from the exons ATGACTCAGCAGCCACTTCGAGGAGTGACCAGTCTGCGTTTCAACCAAGACCAAA GCTGCTTCTGCTGCGCCATGGAGACAGGTGTGCGCATCTACAACGTGGAACCATTGATGGAGAAGGGGCATCTGG ACCATGAGCAGGTGGGCAGCATGGGCCTGGTGGAAATGCTGCACCGCTCCAACCTGCTGGCCCTGGTGGGCGGTGGTAGCAGCCCCAAGTTCTCAGAGATCTCAG CAGTGCTGATCTGGGACGATGCCCGGGAGGGCAAGGACTCCAAGGACAAGCTGGTGCTGGAGTTCACCTTCACCAAGCCAGTGCTGGCTGTGCGCATGCGCCATGACAA AATCGTGATCGTGCTGAAGAACCGCATCTATGTGTACTCCTTCCCCGACAATCCCCGAAAGCTGTTTGAGTTTGACACCCGGGACAACCCCAAGG GGCTCTGTGATCTCTGCCCCAGCCTGGAGAAACAACTGCTAGTGTTCCCAGGACACAAGTGCGGGAGCCTGCAACTTGTG GACCTGGCGAGCACAAAGCCCGGCACTTCATCTGCTCCGTTTACCATCAATGCACATCAGAGTGACGTGGCCTGCGTGTCCCTGAACCAGCCAGGCACGGTAGTGGCCTCAGCCTCTCAGAAGGGCACCCTTATTCGCCTTTTTGACACACAGTCCAAAGAAAAACTGGTGGAGCTGCGTCGAGGCACTGACCCTGCCACGCTCTACTG CATCAACTTCAGCCAcgattcctccttcctctgtgcgTCCAGTGATAAGGGCACAGTCCATATCTTTGCTCTGAAAGATACCCGCCTCAACCGCCGCTCCGC GCTGGCTCGTGTGGGCAAGGTGGGACCTATGATTGGGCAGTACGTGGATTCTCAGTGGAGCCTGGCCAGCTTCACCGTGCCTGCTGAGTCAGCCTGCATCTGTGCTTTTGGTCGCAATACTTCCAAGAATGTCAACTCTGTCATTG CCATCTGTGTAGATGGGACCTTCCACAAATATGTCTTCACTCCTGATGGAAACTGCAACAGAGAGGCTTTCGATGTGTACCTTGACATCTGTGATGACGATGACTTTTAA